In Labrus bergylta chromosome 6, fLabBer1.1, whole genome shotgun sequence, the following proteins share a genomic window:
- the uts2d gene encoding urotensin 2 domain containing isoform X1, translating into MSTMDKVTVYYSCLGLLALLLLQGVLNVEGRSIFNPGNHVYNPKEDTDPQSKILALLLRKSLVPDEKDSPLGLELANKLAELEELQVLREDLELEREITANLAEGKSITRKRGERESKKSCFWKYCV; encoded by the exons ATGAGTACTATGGATAAGGTGACAGTTTATTACAGCTGCTTGGGACTCCTGGCTTTGTTACTTCTGCAGGGAGTGCTCAATGTGGAGGGGAGGAGCATATTTAACCCTG GAAACCATGTTTATAATCCGAAAGAGGACACAGATCCACAGAGCAAGATCCTAGCCCTGTTACTACGCAAGAGCTTAGTTCCTGACGAAAAGGACAGCCCTCTTG GTCTGGAGCTGGCCAATAAATTAGCGGAATTAGAAGAG CTGCAGGTGCTGAGAGAGGACCTGGAGCTGGAGAGGGAGATCACAGCAAATCTAGCAGAAGGCAAATCTATAACCAGGAAGAGAGGGGAACGTGagtcaaaaaaat CTTGCTTCTGGAAGTACTGTGTCTGA
- the uts2d gene encoding urotensin 2 domain containing isoform X2, producing MSTMDKVTVYYSCLGLLALLLLQGVLNVEGRSIFNPGNHVYNPKEDTDPQSKILALLLRKSLVPDEKDSPLGLELANKLAELEELQVLREDLELEREITANLAEGKSITRKRGEPCFWKYCV from the exons ATGAGTACTATGGATAAGGTGACAGTTTATTACAGCTGCTTGGGACTCCTGGCTTTGTTACTTCTGCAGGGAGTGCTCAATGTGGAGGGGAGGAGCATATTTAACCCTG GAAACCATGTTTATAATCCGAAAGAGGACACAGATCCACAGAGCAAGATCCTAGCCCTGTTACTACGCAAGAGCTTAGTTCCTGACGAAAAGGACAGCCCTCTTG GTCTGGAGCTGGCCAATAAATTAGCGGAATTAGAAGAG CTGCAGGTGCTGAGAGAGGACCTGGAGCTGGAGAGGGAGATCACAGCAAATCTAGCAGAAGGCAAATCTATAACCAGGAAGAGAGGGGAAC CTTGCTTCTGGAAGTACTGTGTCTGA
- the ccdc50a gene encoding coiled-coil domain-containing protein 50 isoform X1, translating to MAECNVSIDKNKLPGVKEVCRDFAVLEDHCLAYNLQEQEIESHLASNVNKSRLVQKDLLVAKKLQQEEDHRAQVQNQKQHVEIERQDNEIAQEIQDQLVQQAELQRKQEEKDAAIARKLQEKEMKEEKRRQKQLETKFEEEYFEDHGAARRPLDLDKHSRHKSPVQYDAYAPVSSHRDFSPDYSSTEPKRSRYPRQDPAAPHSRSKYPEHYLGAEGGRSRHADPYPEHLLPSWGKHGDKYTDYEPIEAGRERVVRGKERPARPPQPQGLIERDKARDRERDRERDRERDRERDRERDRNREKDRGRDIERERHRGKDHRNDREQDFRSERRDQERSRDREHSGDRQGEREKQRHKDRDRRARTRSMERGLERDPGHRGDWLKDGRASWEEEGDNAERERRSRGRLRVHSGPEEGFDELRDNTRELLDPDLGEGPGRERSNTHPSGETGRIIYRGSGAVVAETEYELNEATKGLTKLDLHELELKDMEVARKLHEEEIKASKMHVRAAQMAQDEEIARLLMEQEKKEYKKNRELEREREKEKEREREKLAMERMVVERRRLEGDYRPGSEEVVRPRTREEHDHQRQRNNNKPTRPPQPRAHDYENVNSGYGYSDHHGPPRAPSRPEAAYKGAYYKR from the exons ATGGCTGAGTGTAACGTTAGCATCGACAAGAATAAACTACCTGGAGTGAAAGAGG tgtgcCGAGACTTTGCAGTGCTGGAGGACCATTGCCTGGCCTACAACCTCCAGGAACAAGAAA TCGAGAGCCACTTGGCGTCCAATGTCAATAAGAGCCGCCTGGTGCAGAAGGACCTGCTGGTCGCCAAGAAGCTGCAGCAAGAGGAGGACCACAGGGCCCAAGTGCAGAACCAGAAACAGCATGTCGAAAT TGAGCGCCAAGATAATGAGATAGCCCAGGAGATTCAGGATCAACTGGTCCAACAGGCCGAACTACAACGGAAGCAGGAAGAGAAGGATGCg GCTATCGCTCGTAAACTGCAGGAGAAGGagatgaaagaggagaagaggagacagaagcAGCTGGAAACCAAATTTGAGGAGGAGTACTTTGAGGATCATGGAG CTGCAAGAAGACCCCTCGACTTGGACAAACACAGTCGTCACAAATCCCCTGTCCAATATGATGCTTACGCTCCAGTGAGCTCACACCGGGATTTCTCCCCAGATTACAGCTCCACAGAGCCAAAAAGAAGCAGGTACCCGAGACAGGACCCAGCAGCACCCCACAGCCGCTCCAAATACCCTGAGCACTATCTCGGTGCAGAAGGAGGGCGAAGCAGGCATGCAGATCCATACCCAGAGCACCTCCTTCCCTCCTGGGGAAAACATGGAGACAAGTACACAGACTATGAGCCCATAGAGGCTGGCAGAGAGAGAGTAGTGAGGGGGAAGGAGAGACCAGCAAGACCCCCTCAGCCACAGGGCCTCATAGAGAGAGACAAGGcaagggacagagagagggacagagagagggacagagagagggacagagagagggacagagagagggacaggaaTCGAGAGAAAGACAGGGGCAGAGAcatagagagggagaggcacAGGGGAAAAGATCATCGAAACGACAGGGAGCAGGACTTCAGATCTGAAAGAAGAGACCAGGAAAGATCTAGAGATAGAGAACATAGTGgggacagacagggagagagagaaaagcagcgACATAAGGACAGAGATAGGCGGGCAAGGACGAGGAGCATGGAGAGAGGACTTGAAAGGGATCCAGGGCACAGAGGGGACTGGCTGAAAGATGGCAGGGCATcctgggaggaggagggcgataatgctgagagagagaggaggagcaggggcCGGCTGCGGGTCCACTCTGGCCCTGAAGAGGGGTTTGATGAGCTTAGGGACAACACCAGGGAGTTGTTGGACCCCGATCTGGGGGAAGGTCCTGGCAGGGAACGCAGCAATACTCACCCCAGCGGAGAAACAG GTCGTATTATTTATAGAGGGAGTGGAGCAGTAGTAGCAGAAACCGAGTACGAACTGAACGAGGCCACTAAGGGGTTAACAAAGCTTGATCTCCatgagctggagctgaaggaCATGGAGGTGGCCAGGAAACTGCATGAGGAGGAAATCAAG GCAAGCAAGATGCATGTACGTGCAGCCCAAATGGCACAGGATGAG GAAATCGCCCGCCTGCTGATGGAACAAGAGAAAAAGGAGTACAAGAAGAatcgagagctggagagagagcgggagaaagagaaagagcgagaAAGGGAGAAGTTGGCCATGGAGAGGATGGTAGTGGAAAGGAGGCGCCTAGAGGGAGACTACAGG CCAGGTTCGGAGGAAGTTGTCAGACCTCGAACACGAGAGGAGCATGATCACCAGAGGCAGAGGAACAACAACAAGCCTACAAG GCCTCCACAGCCACGTGCACACGACTACGAGAATGTGAACTCTGGCTACGGCTACTCGGACCACCATGGTCCACCCCGAGCTCCCAGCAGACCTGAGGCTGCTTACAAAG GTGCCTATTACAAGCGGTGA
- the ccdc50a gene encoding coiled-coil domain-containing protein 50 isoform X2 has translation MAECNVSIDKNKLPGVKEVCRDFAVLEDHCLAYNLQEQEIESHLASNVNKSRLVQKDLLVAKKLQQEEDHRAQVQNQKQHVEIERQDNEIAQEIQDQLVQQAELQRKQEEKDAAIARKLQEKEMKEEKRRQKQLETKFEEEYFEDHGGRIIYRGSGAVVAETEYELNEATKGLTKLDLHELELKDMEVARKLHEEEIKASKMHVRAAQMAQDEEIARLLMEQEKKEYKKNRELEREREKEKEREREKLAMERMVVERRRLEGDYRPGSEEVVRPRTREEHDHQRQRNNNKPTRPPQPRAHDYENVNSGYGYSDHHGPPRAPSRPEAAYKGAYYKR, from the exons ATGGCTGAGTGTAACGTTAGCATCGACAAGAATAAACTACCTGGAGTGAAAGAGG tgtgcCGAGACTTTGCAGTGCTGGAGGACCATTGCCTGGCCTACAACCTCCAGGAACAAGAAA TCGAGAGCCACTTGGCGTCCAATGTCAATAAGAGCCGCCTGGTGCAGAAGGACCTGCTGGTCGCCAAGAAGCTGCAGCAAGAGGAGGACCACAGGGCCCAAGTGCAGAACCAGAAACAGCATGTCGAAAT TGAGCGCCAAGATAATGAGATAGCCCAGGAGATTCAGGATCAACTGGTCCAACAGGCCGAACTACAACGGAAGCAGGAAGAGAAGGATGCg GCTATCGCTCGTAAACTGCAGGAGAAGGagatgaaagaggagaagaggagacagaagcAGCTGGAAACCAAATTTGAGGAGGAGTACTTTGAGGATCATGGAG GTCGTATTATTTATAGAGGGAGTGGAGCAGTAGTAGCAGAAACCGAGTACGAACTGAACGAGGCCACTAAGGGGTTAACAAAGCTTGATCTCCatgagctggagctgaaggaCATGGAGGTGGCCAGGAAACTGCATGAGGAGGAAATCAAG GCAAGCAAGATGCATGTACGTGCAGCCCAAATGGCACAGGATGAG GAAATCGCCCGCCTGCTGATGGAACAAGAGAAAAAGGAGTACAAGAAGAatcgagagctggagagagagcgggagaaagagaaagagcgagaAAGGGAGAAGTTGGCCATGGAGAGGATGGTAGTGGAAAGGAGGCGCCTAGAGGGAGACTACAGG CCAGGTTCGGAGGAAGTTGTCAGACCTCGAACACGAGAGGAGCATGATCACCAGAGGCAGAGGAACAACAACAAGCCTACAAG GCCTCCACAGCCACGTGCACACGACTACGAGAATGTGAACTCTGGCTACGGCTACTCGGACCACCATGGTCCACCCCGAGCTCCCAGCAGACCTGAGGCTGCTTACAAAG GTGCCTATTACAAGCGGTGA
- the LOC109987742 gene encoding claudin-1, protein MASTGLQLLGFLLSLVGLAATVAATLMVEWKKQYQGKTHRIHEGLWMSCSGYERTTCELYQSLLKLPTEIQATRAVMLLSILLSVVAVLVSTVGMKCTHFLDGRPESKSITTMVGGILFIIAGLLTLVITSWYVSTIVHTFQVSHHLESYEFGKAVFVSWAGGLLTMAGGAFLSCRRCSRTESPESISVNHLLPSGSNQKSNYV, encoded by the exons ATGGCCAGCACGGGACTGCAGCTGCTcggtttcctcctctctctggtcGGTCTCGCTGCCACAGTCGCCGCTACTTTAATGGTTGAATGGAAAAAGCAGTATCAGGGAAAGACGCACCGCATCCACGAGGGCTTGTGGATGAGCTGCAGCGGCTACGAGAGAACAACTTGTGAACTATATCAGTCCCTCCTCAAGCTTCCaa CCGAGATCCAGGCTACCAGGGCTGTGATGCTGCTCAGCATATTGCTCTCTGTTGTGGCTGTGCTGGTCTCCACAGTGGGGATGAAGTGCACACACTTCCTGGACGGAAGGCCTGAAAGCAAATCCATCACAACCATGGTCGGAGGAATCCTGTTCATTATTGCAG GTTTGTTGACCCTGGTCATAACCTCCTGGTATGTCAGCACGATTGTTCATACCTTCCAAGTATCCCATCACCTGGAAAG CTACGAGTTTGGTAAGGCGGTTTTTGTCAGCTGGGCTGGAGGCCTCCTTACGATGGCTGGTGGTGCTTTCCTGAGCTGTCGGAGGTGCTCCCGGACCGAGTCGCCTGAGTCCATCAGTGTAAACCACCTCCTCCCATCAGGCAGTAACCAGAAATCCAACTATGTCTAG